A genomic segment from Nicotiana tabacum cultivar K326 chromosome 9, ASM71507v2, whole genome shotgun sequence encodes:
- the LOC142163904 gene encoding uncharacterized protein LOC142163904 encodes MLNPPVLGAPMVGKSLILYIAAQERSLGALHTQENDIGKEQSLYYLSRTLIGAELNYTPVEKIYLALLYEIKKLYYEVCSIKLISRADHVKFMMTRPVLSGMPSKMAVKGQALADFLVDHPLLAEWELSNEFPDEDILFVEELLPWTMFFDGSAHRTGVGVGVVLISPERQVFPFSFVLGETCSNNAVEYQALIVGLEMELDMKIL; translated from the exons ATGCTGAATCCACCTGTGTTAGGGGCACCAATGGTTGGGAAGTCGTTGATACTCTACATTGCAGCACAAGAACGCTCACTTGGGGCACTACATACTCAAGAGAATGATATAGGAAAGGAACAATCCTTGTACTACCTCAGTCGAACTCTGATAGGAGCTGAGTTGAACTACACGCCTGTTGAGAAAATATACTTAGCATTACTTTATGAAATAAAGAAACTATATTATGAAGTATGCAGCATCAAACTCATCTCTCGAGCAGATCATGTAAAGTTCATGATGACTCGACCTGTTCTTTCTGGAATGCCTAGCAAGATG GCTGTGAAAGGACAAGCACTCGCCGATTTTCTTGTTGATCACCCTCTTCTGGCGGAATGGGAGCTTTCTAATGAGTTTCCAGATGAAGACATTTTGTTCGTTGAAGAATTGCTACCATGgacaatgttctttgatggatctGCACATCGTACCGGTGTAGGGGTAGGTGTTGTGTTGATCTCTCCCGAAAGACAAGTTTTTCCATTCTCTTTTGTTTTAGGTGAAACATGCTCCAACAATGCTGTAGAGTACCAAGCTTTGATAGTCGGTCTTGAAATGGAATTAGACATGAAGATTCTATAG